The following nucleotide sequence is from bacterium.
GACTCCCGCGCCAAGGGCGCTTACCGAGCCGTATTTGCTCAGGAGATGGTAGCCCTGGAGTCCGAGAACCATCCCCGTGAAGAGTCCGGTGAAGATTATTACGAAGAGGGAGCGGGCGCCGATAAAGTTGAGCTGGCCGAGAATCGAGCGCCAGGCGTAAGGCGGTTTTACGGAGGCCCAGAGGCACTGGCCGAGAAAAATCGTCATTCTGCCGGCCATGTTCAGATAAAAAAGGCAGATCTCCCCGAGATTTTCCAAGAATTTCATAATCATTCCACTCAGGAACCCCGCGAAAAACAACGGGAATTTTTATGTTGGCCAATTATGGCAGTGGAGGCGGCGCGAGTCAAATATCCGTTTATATTTCCCGCCCAACCCGGGAGGGTGTTAAAAAACGTGTGTGTCAGGCAAGCGAGAAGCGAATCGCGGCGAAGAACGGAGCCCGCTATAGTTTTTAAACATCCTCCTAGAATTGACGAACACTATTTTGTATAGTATATGGCCTCGGATCAAATGACACGATTAATTCCCCTGGAAAAGGGAAAAATAAGGAGAAAGATCAAGATGAAAACCGCCAGGCTGGTTTTACTGTTTGTTGCGATTGCCGCTCTTTTGACGGCCTGCTCGGGTGGTTCCGGCACTTCGCAGACCGCCCCCGCTCCCACCGAGACAAAGACCGACGCCGGAAGCTGGGGACAGCCCCCCGCAGGCGCGCCCGCTCCCATGGGCGCTGCCCCCGCAGGCCTTCCCAGCATCGGCACCGTCATGGAGACGATGGACTCGGGCGGCTACACCTACGTTCTGCTCGATTCCGGCAACGGCAAGCAGGATTGGGTCGCCGCGCCCCAGGTGGCGCTGAACAAGGGTGAGGTGGTAAGAGTCGAGGGCGCCCAGCCGATGCCGGGCTACACCTCCAAGACCCTTAACAGAACCTTCGACATGCTCTATTTCGCCGGCGCGATTATTCCCTCCGGCTCTCCCATGCCCGCCGGAGGCGCCAACGCGAACCTCGCCGAGGGGCGCACCGTCGTCGCCGCCCAGGCCGTCTCGGGCGTGTCCAAGATGCAGGGCGGCTTCTCCATCGGCGAGGTTTTCTCCAAGAAGAACGACCTGGCCAACAAAGATGTTAAACTGCGCGGGCAGGTTGTCAAGGTCAGCCGGGGCATCATGGGCAAGAACTGGATCCACATCCAGGACGGCACCGGCAAGGACAAGGAAAACGACCTCACCCTCACCACGGCGGGCGACGCCAACAAGGGCGACATCGTCGTCGTCTCCGGCAAGCTCATCAAGGACAAGGACTTCGGGATGGGCTACCGTTACGACCTCATCATCGAAGACGCCGACGTGAAGGTGGAAAAAGCCGCCCAGTAATTTCCGCAACCATTAAGCGAAAAGGGCGTCTCCAAACGGGGACGCCCTTTTTTGCCGGCAAATCCTGCGAGCCGGGCCCGCCTTACATAGAGATATTCGCCGGATTTTCGCTTCGTTCAATCGCGGCCTGCGCAACTCCCTTTCCAATCACAAAAACAACAAGCATCCCTTGGAGAAAATCTCCAGCCGGAAGCTGTTTTCCTTTGTCCTTCCCCCCCTTCCCATGTTAAAGTTCCCGCCTTCTGTGCCGGAGGACGGTTCCTGGACGTTCGCGGCCTAATTTACTTCCAGGGAGGACCATTAAAAAATGAGCAAAGATTTCAACAATTTTCCCGAAGAATCTCTCGACTTCGGCAAACTCCTCGAAGAGAGCGAAAACGTACCCCTTGAAGGCAAGGTCGCCACCGGTACCGTTATCAAGGTCTCCAGCGACTTCGCGGTCATCGACATCGGGTACAAGTCCGAAGGTCTCGTGGCCTTAAGCGAGTTCCGCGACATCGAAGGCAAGGTAACCCTCAAGGAAGGCGATAAGGTCGAAGTTCTTGTCGAGCGCCTTGAGAACGAAGACGGCATGGTGGTTCTCTCCAAGGACAAGGCCGACAAGATCCGCATCTGGGATCGCATCAGCCAGGCCGCCGAGAACGACGAGACCGTCGAGGGCCGCATCATCGCCCGCATCAAGGGCGGCCTTTCGGTCGATATCGGCGTCCGCGCCTTCCTTCCGGGAAGCCAGGTCGCGCTCCGCCCCGTACGCCAGCTCGAAAAGCTCATCGGCGAAACCTTCGACTTCAAGATCATCAAGTTCAACCGCCGCCGCGGCAATATCGTACTTTCCCGCAGGGTCATTCTCGAAAAAGAGCGCGAGTCGATGCGCAAGAACACCCTCGAAAGACTTGCGGAAGGCGAGGTGCTCGAAGGCATCGTCAAGAATATTACCGATTACGGCGCGTTTATAGATCTCGGCGGCATCGACGGCCTCCTCCACGTCACCGACATGAGCTGGGGCAGGGTCAACCACCCGAGCGAAATTCTCCACATCGGCGACGAGATAAAGGTGAAGGTCCTCTCCTACGACCCGAACCGCGAGCGCGTCAGCCTCGGCCTCAAGCAGCTCGAATCCGACCCCTGGCAGAGCGCCGGGGAGAAGTACCCGATCGGCGCGAAGGTCAAGGGCAAGGTCGTCTCCATCACCGATTACGGCTGCTTCGTCGAACTCCAGAAGGGGATCGAGGGGCTCGTCCACATCTCCGAGATGAGCTGGACCAAGCGCATCTCCCACCCGAGCGAGAAGGTCACCATCGGCGAAGAGGTCGAGGTCATGGTCCTCAACCTCGACACCGAGAGAAAGCGCATCTCTCTCGGCATGAAGCAGTGCGAGCCCAACCCCTGGGAGATTCTCGAAGACAGATACCCGGTGGGCACCGTCGTTCGCGGAAAGATCCGCAACATCACCGATTTCGGCGTTTTTCTGGGCGTCGAGGACGGCATCGACGGCCTCATCCACGTCAGTGACATCTCCTGGACCAAGCGCATCACCCACCCCGCCGGGCTCTTCAACGTCGGCGACGAGGTGGAAGCGGTCGTCCTCAAGATCGACAAGGATCAGGAGCGTTTCAGCCTGGGCATCAAGCAGCTTGAGCCCGATCCGTGGACCGGCATCGCCAGCAAGTACCGCGTCGGCTCGATCGTCGAGGGCAAGGTCACGAACGTCGCCGATTTCGGCGTCTTCGTAGAGCTCGAACCCGGCATCGAGGGGCTCGTCCACATCACCGAAGTGGCGGGCGACAAGGCCGCCGAGGTGGCGTCGAAGATGCAGCCCGGCCAGCTCATCACCGCCGAGGTGCTCTCAATCGATCAGGAGGAGCGCAAGATAAGCCTCTCCATGAAGGCGATCGAAAACGCCGAAGTGCGCGCGCAGAAGATAGCCCTCGATACGGCGAACAAGGAAATGGCCGCCCGTTCGAGCGCTACCCTCGGCGACAAGCTGATGGCGGCGAAGGCCAAAAAGGGCAAGGAAGCCGAATAATCTTCCAAAAAACCCTTAACGTATTAAAATGAAAGCCGGAGCCGATAGTGGCTCCGGCTTTTTCTTTTGCTGCTTTTTTGCCCGGCGGCGACCGGCGGAGGTTCGTTTATGCGCTTTATCTTCAAGGTGCTCTTCTGGGTTATGGCAATCGTAGGGATACTGGCGACGATTTCCCACTTCTCCGGCTCCGAGCCGCCTCCACTGGGAGACAGGGTCGGGGTGCTGAAGGTCTCCGGCTTTATTGCCGACGCCGAGGAGTCGGTGAAGGCGCTCGACTATTTCCGCGAGAACTCCGACGTCAAGGCGGTAATCGTGCGGGTAATCTCGCCCGGCGGGGTTATCGCCCCCTCGCAGGAGATACGCGACGCCGTCAAGCGCACGGCAGAGGCAAAGCCGGTGATCGCCTCCTTCGGGGCGGTCGCGGCTTCCGGCGGCTACTACCTCTCCGCCCCCGCGACGAGGATCATAGCCGACCCCGGCTCCATCACCGGCTCCATCGGCGTCATCATGCAGTTCCCCGAGTACGAGGTCCTCCTCGACAAGATAGGTATGCGCACCCGAACCCTCAAGAGCGGCCCCTTCAAGGATACCGGCTCTCCGATGAGGCAGATGACCGACGCGGAAAAGGCGGTCATGCAGTCGGTGGTGGACGACCTCTTCGCGCAGTTCGTGGACGTTGTGGCCGAGGGCAGGAAGATGGACAGGGCGAAGGTGCTTGCCCTCGCCGACGGCAGAATCTACTCCGGCAGGCAGGCGCTCGGGCTGGGCCTCGTGGACGAACTCGGCGGCTTTGACGCTGCCGTGAGAGCGGCGGGAACCCTCGCGGGCCTCGGAGAAAACCCGAGGCTGGAGCGGTGGAAGAGAAAGAGGGACGGAGTTTTGCCGCTCCTTCTCGGCAGCGAGGACGCCGACGCGGTCGGAAACGTTGCCGCGCCCCTCACCGCCTCCCCCGCGCGCTATCTCCTCTCCGGCTGGTAGGAGACTCCTTGGCGAAAAAAGAGCTGGCGCGAACGGCGCTCGCAATCCGGAGCCTCCTTATTCCCGGCTGGGTCCAGAAGGTGTGGCAGGACGAGGAGGAGAGGGTCGCGATGCGGATTCGGGCCGGGCAGAAGAACTTTCTCTGCCTCCTTTGCGCCGCACCCGGAAAAAGCGGTTTCGGAATCGTGGAGGCGAGGCAGCAAAGCGCCCAGCGGCCGCGTGCGCTCCTATCCTACCTTCGCGCCCACCTCGAAGGCGGCACCCTCGTGGGCGCTGCCGCCGACGAAGCGCGAAATCTCCTCGTATTCTCCTTCGTCGCGAAATCAAAGCCCTTTTACCTCGTCCTCGACCTCTCCGACAAAACCCCGGCAATTCTCGCGCTCGACTCCGAAGGGTTCGTACGCGCCTCGACCAAGCCGGGAAAGAGCGGCTATCCGGTGAAGCACGGCGAGAAGTTCCCGCTCCCGCCGGAGTCAAACCCCGGCGTCGAAGCCGGGAGGGACAAAGCGGAAGACCAAAAATTCCTGACGGACGCCGGGGCGCTTCTCTCCGGCGCTTCGCCCGTGGAAGTTTCCGGAGCCGGGCTGGTCCGCAAGCGCTGGGAAAAGAAGGTGCGAAAGCGGATCGAGAATATCAGCGCCGACCTTCTCCGGGCGGGAGACTCCGAAGAGTTGAGAAGGAAGGCCGACCTCCTCTCCGGCGCGCTGGGAAGGGTCAAAAAGGGGATGGAGAGTGTGGAGATAGAGGGGAGCGACGGTCGGAAGGAGATTATTCCGCTGGACCCCGCCAAGACTCCCGGCGCGAACCTCGAACTCCTCTACAAAAAGGCCGCCAAGGCCAAGAGGGCGGTTAAAATCGCGGGCGAAAGGCTCCTCGCCGCGCAGAGCGAACTCGAAGGGATTCCCCCGGAGGAACCTGCGTGCGCGAAAAGGAAATCCAAAAAAGAGGTTTCCCGCCCCTTCCTGCGCTACCGCTCCTCCGACGGCGTAATGATACTCGCCGGGAGAAACGGGCCGGAGAACATGCGCCTCCTTCGCGAGGCGAGGGACTGGGACATCTGGCTCCACGCGAGGGATGGGGCGGGCGCGCATGTCCTGATCGCGAAGCCCGGAAAAGAAGGGAAAGTCCCCGAGAGAACCCTTGTCGAGGCGGCGGGAATCGCCGCTCTGCGCTCCCGGTTCGCCGCCGAGGGGGCGGTGGACGTGATGTACGTCGAGGCGGCGAGGGTGAAAAGGGTCAAGGGGGCGTCGCCCGGAAAAGTCCTTGTCAGCGGCGAAAAAACAATCCGCGTTCCCCCCGGAGCGGGGGCTCCGAAACTCCTTGACCGGTAAAAATTCCTCCGAAGGTTGAATCTTTCCCCTCCCATGCGTAACATAAACCACCACCTTCCGGGTAAGCTTTTCACCCGGCAGGCTGTCTTTTGCGAAACCCGATCTGTGGACGTGCGGATTGAAATTCTATTTAAAGCACAGAAAAGCTCTCCTGAACCTCGCGGCTTTCGCGCTGTCGTTCTGCTTTGTCGGCCGTCCCGACCGGTTCTTCAATTTCGGTCAGACGATCTTCGACGATTCCTCCCTCACCACCCTTTCGGCCATCTCCATGCCCACCTGCGCCGGGGCCGACGAGAACATCTCGCTGCGTCTCGAAGAGGGGGCGAAGCGCACCCTTAAGGCAAAGGTCACGAAGGGGGAGATAAGCCGGGGCGACACCCTCGACGTGATAGCCAGACGCGCGGGAGTCTCCCCCAACCGTTCCCAGTCCTTCACAAGCGCCCTTCGGCCGGTCCTCGACCCGCGCCAGATGCGCCTCGGCGACGATTACACCTTCTGGACGGCCCCTGACGGGGAGATTCTGCGCTTCGAGTACCAGAAGAGCCCGGTCGAGATAATAAGGGGCGATCTCTCCGGCGATTCGTGGGTCGTCAAAAAGGTCAACGTCCCCATCGAGAGGGTGGAGGCGACGATCTCCGGCACCCTCGAAGGCTCCCTCTGGAACTCCTTCATTGAGGCGGGGGCGGACGCCGACCTGATCATGGCCTTCGCCGACCTTTTCGCGTGGGACGTGGATTTCACCCACGAATCGCAGCCCGGCGACCAGTTCCGCGCCGTCTACGAGCGTCTCTACGTCGACGGAAAATTCATCGGCAACGGAAGGATAAAGGCGGCAAGCTACAAGGACCGCGACGAGACCCATTTCGCCTTTTACTTTACCGGGGTTACTACCGGCTATTACGACCTTAAGGGCAACAACATCAGAAAATCCTTCCTGCGGTCGCCGCTGGATTTCACGCGCGTCACCTCGAATTTCAGCTCCGCCCGCAGGCACCCCGTGACCCACGAGGTCAAGGCCCACTACGGGGTGGATTTCGGCGCTCCCACCGGCACGCCTGTAAAGGCCGTCGCCGACGGCTCGGTGTCCTTCGCCGGAACCAACGGAGGCGCGGGAAAGATGATAACCCTGCGCCACGCGATGGGTTACGAATCCAGCTATCTCCATCTTTCCGGCTACGGGAAGGGAATCCGCTCGGGGGCGAGGGTCGATCAGGGGCAGGTGATAGGTTACGTCGGGGCGACGGGCCTCGCCACCGGCCCTCACCTCGACTACCGCCTGAGGATAAACGGAAGCTGGGTTAACCCCCTGAAGCACAAGTTCGAGCCCGGGCCGCCGGTGGCCGCCTCCGACAGACCCGCCTTCGAGGCCGGTTCAAAGGAGTGGATAGCCGTGCTCGACAGGATGCCCCTTCTCGGGGCGGTGGCCGAGGCCAAAAGGTGAGGGGAGTAGTCCAGCGCGTCAAGTGCGCCTCAGTGACCGTTGCGGGCGAGGAGATCGGCAGGGTCGGAAAAGGTTTTCTGGTTCTCCTCGGAGTGGAAGAGGGTGACACGCTTACGGACGTCGAGTATATTGTAGACAAAATCGCCGGTCTGCGCGTCTTCGAGGACCGGGAGAGAAAGATGAACCTTCCCCTCGGCGAGGTGGGCGGCGGAGTCCTCCTCGTCAGCCAGTTCACCCTGCTCGGCGACTGCCGCAAGGGGAGGCGCCCCTCCTTCACGAGGAGCGCGCCGATGGATCTCGCCGAAAGCCTCTACCTGCGTGTAGCCGAGGGGCTCCGCGGCGAAGGGTTTTTCGTCGCCACCGGGAAGTTCCGGGCCGAGATGGAGGTTTCACTCGTAAATGAAGGGCCGGTTACCATGCTCCTTGACTCTCGAAAGGTCTTTTAAGGGATGATACTCGGCGTCATATCCGACACTCACCTCGACGGCGTGACGATGGCTTTTCTGGAATTGCTGGCGGTGCCGCTGGGCAAGGCGGAGGTGTTGATCCACGCCGGAGACCACACCGGGACAAGGATCGTGGACCACCTTGAGCTGGTCGATCCGCGGCCCTACTACGGCGTGGCGGGCAACATGGATTTGGGCGAGGTGGCGAAGAGGCTCCCCCGCGAGCAGACGATAACCCTGGAAGGGTTCACCATCGGCATCGTGCACGGCTGGGGAGCGCCGGAGGGGATGCGGGCGCGCGTGGCGGCGAGGTTCGACCCCCTGCCGGATATCGTCATCTTCGGCCACAGCCACAAGCCCCTCATCGAGCGGGTGGGCAAGACTCTCTTCGTGAATCCGGGCAGCCCCTTCGACAAGAGGTGGGCTCCGACGCGGACGGCCGCCCTGGTGGAGTTGTGCCCCGGCGGCCCCCACGCCAGACTCGTGGACTTGGGCCGATGACAGCCAAAAGGGTTCTCTGGGCTCCCTGGCGGCGCGAGTACGTCGGCAGGCCCAAAACAGGCGGGTGTGTTTTCTGCCGCGCCGCCGAAAACCCCGAAGACCCGGATTCTCTCGTCGTCGCCAGCAAAAAGAACTCGATCGCGGTCCTGAACCGCTACCCCTACGCCAGCGGCCACCTGATGATTATTCCGAAAAGGCACGCCGGAGCGGTTGAAGAGCTTACCGGCGAAGAGATTTCAGAGCTCTGGACCCTTTTTGTCGAGGCTAAAAAGGCTCTGGACGAACTCTACGGACCCGAGGGCTATAACGCCGGGCTCAATCTGGGCAAGGCCGCCGGGGCGGGCATAGGCGAACATATCCATTTTCACCTCGTTCCCCGCTGGAAGGGTGATTCCAATTTCATGCCGGTGCTGGCGGACATCCGCGTGATGCCCGAGCACCTTCTTAAAACTTACGCCGACCTTAAACAGAAAATGGGAGGGTAGTGTGGCCTCATTCGTGCGCAAGCTGATCGGTGCGCTGGTGCTTTGCCTCGCGGTCCTCCTGGCCCTCGAGAACGCCGAAGAGCTAAAGCATTCGGTCAGGTTCACCAGCGATTTTTTCATTCCCGGCTGGAAGTTCGAGACGCCGCCGATACCCCTCTTTTTCGTCATCCTGGTCGCCTTCGTGCTGGGTCTCCTTTATTCGTGGCTGAACGGCCTCATTGCGATAGTAGCCGCCAAATCGGAGTCCTTCTTCCTCCAGAAGAAGATAAAGACCCTCGAAAAAGAGCTTGTCGACGAGCGTTCCTCTTCGGCCAGAGTCGCCGAGGAACCCGCTCCCGAAACGGCGAACTCCAAGAGCGAAGTTTCTTCCGGAGAACCTCCTCCCGGCGTGGAGCCCTCCCCCTGAAAAATATGGAAGATCCGGAGAAGAGGGAGATACCAAGACCGGCGCAGCTCACTCCCATGATGCGCCAGTACCTGGAGCAAAAGGAACTTCATCCCGATTCCATCCTCTTTTTCCGCCTCGGGGATTTCTACGAGATGTTCTTCGAGGACGCCGTCCTGGCCTCGGAGCTTCTCGAAATAACCCTCACGAGCCGCGACAAGGGCGAA
It contains:
- a CDS encoding DNA-binding protein, with product MKTARLVLLFVAIAALLTACSGGSGTSQTAPAPTETKTDAGSWGQPPAGAPAPMGAAPAGLPSIGTVMETMDSGGYTYVLLDSGNGKQDWVAAPQVALNKGEVVRVEGAQPMPGYTSKTLNRTFDMLYFAGAIIPSGSPMPAGGANANLAEGRTVVAAQAVSGVSKMQGGFSIGEVFSKKNDLANKDVKLRGQVVKVSRGIMGKNWIHIQDGTGKDKENDLTLTTAGDANKGDIVVVSGKLIKDKDFGMGYRYDLIIEDADVKVEKAAQ
- a CDS encoding 30S ribosomal protein S1, whose product is MSKDFNNFPEESLDFGKLLEESENVPLEGKVATGTVIKVSSDFAVIDIGYKSEGLVALSEFRDIEGKVTLKEGDKVEVLVERLENEDGMVVLSKDKADKIRIWDRISQAAENDETVEGRIIARIKGGLSVDIGVRAFLPGSQVALRPVRQLEKLIGETFDFKIIKFNRRRGNIVLSRRVILEKERESMRKNTLERLAEGEVLEGIVKNITDYGAFIDLGGIDGLLHVTDMSWGRVNHPSEILHIGDEIKVKVLSYDPNRERVSLGLKQLESDPWQSAGEKYPIGAKVKGKVVSITDYGCFVELQKGIEGLVHISEMSWTKRISHPSEKVTIGEEVEVMVLNLDTERKRISLGMKQCEPNPWEILEDRYPVGTVVRGKIRNITDFGVFLGVEDGIDGLIHVSDISWTKRITHPAGLFNVGDEVEAVVLKIDKDQERFSLGIKQLEPDPWTGIASKYRVGSIVEGKVTNVADFGVFVELEPGIEGLVHITEVAGDKAAEVASKMQPGQLITAEVLSIDQEERKISLSMKAIENAEVRAQKIALDTANKEMAARSSATLGDKLMAAKAKKGKEAE
- the sppA gene encoding signal peptide peptidase SppA, whose product is MRFIFKVLFWVMAIVGILATISHFSGSEPPPLGDRVGVLKVSGFIADAEESVKALDYFRENSDVKAVIVRVISPGGVIAPSQEIRDAVKRTAEAKPVIASFGAVAASGGYYLSAPATRIIADPGSITGSIGVIMQFPEYEVLLDKIGMRTRTLKSGPFKDTGSPMRQMTDAEKAVMQSVVDDLFAQFVDVVAEGRKMDRAKVLALADGRIYSGRQALGLGLVDELGGFDAAVRAAGTLAGLGENPRLERWKRKRDGVLPLLLGSEDADAVGNVAAPLTASPARYLLSGW
- a CDS encoding DUF814 domain-containing protein, producing MEEKEGRSFAAPSRQRGRRRGRKRCRAPHRLPRALSPLRLVGDSLAKKELARTALAIRSLLIPGWVQKVWQDEEERVAMRIRAGQKNFLCLLCAAPGKSGFGIVEARQQSAQRPRALLSYLRAHLEGGTLVGAAADEARNLLVFSFVAKSKPFYLVLDLSDKTPAILALDSEGFVRASTKPGKSGYPVKHGEKFPLPPESNPGVEAGRDKAEDQKFLTDAGALLSGASPVEVSGAGLVRKRWEKKVRKRIENISADLLRAGDSEELRRKADLLSGALGRVKKGMESVEIEGSDGRKEIIPLDPAKTPGANLELLYKKAAKAKRAVKIAGERLLAAQSELEGIPPEEPACAKRKSKKEVSRPFLRYRSSDGVMILAGRNGPENMRLLREARDWDIWLHARDGAGAHVLIAKPGKEGKVPERTLVEAAGIAALRSRFAAEGAVDVMYVEAARVKRVKGASPGKVLVSGEKTIRVPPGAGAPKLLDR
- a CDS encoding M23 family peptidase, whose translation is MKFYLKHRKALLNLAAFALSFCFVGRPDRFFNFGQTIFDDSSLTTLSAISMPTCAGADENISLRLEEGAKRTLKAKVTKGEISRGDTLDVIARRAGVSPNRSQSFTSALRPVLDPRQMRLGDDYTFWTAPDGEILRFEYQKSPVEIIRGDLSGDSWVVKKVNVPIERVEATISGTLEGSLWNSFIEAGADADLIMAFADLFAWDVDFTHESQPGDQFRAVYERLYVDGKFIGNGRIKAASYKDRDETHFAFYFTGVTTGYYDLKGNNIRKSFLRSPLDFTRVTSNFSSARRHPVTHEVKAHYGVDFGAPTGTPVKAVADGSVSFAGTNGGAGKMITLRHAMGYESSYLHLSGYGKGIRSGARVDQGQVIGYVGATGLATGPHLDYRLRINGSWVNPLKHKFEPGPPVAASDRPAFEAGSKEWIAVLDRMPLLGAVAEAKR
- a CDS encoding D-tyrosyl-tRNA(Tyr) deacylase; amino-acid sequence: MRGVVQRVKCASVTVAGEEIGRVGKGFLVLLGVEEGDTLTDVEYIVDKIAGLRVFEDRERKMNLPLGEVGGGVLLVSQFTLLGDCRKGRRPSFTRSAPMDLAESLYLRVAEGLRGEGFFVATGKFRAEMEVSLVNEGPVTMLLDSRKVF
- a CDS encoding metallophosphoesterase, which encodes MILGVISDTHLDGVTMAFLELLAVPLGKAEVLIHAGDHTGTRIVDHLELVDPRPYYGVAGNMDLGEVAKRLPREQTITLEGFTIGIVHGWGAPEGMRARVAARFDPLPDIVIFGHSHKPLIERVGKTLFVNPGSPFDKRWAPTRTAALVELCPGGPHARLVDLGR
- a CDS encoding HIT domain-containing protein; this encodes MTAKRVLWAPWRREYVGRPKTGGCVFCRAAENPEDPDSLVVASKKNSIAVLNRYPYASGHLMIIPKRHAGAVEELTGEEISELWTLFVEAKKALDELYGPEGYNAGLNLGKAAGAGIGEHIHFHLVPRWKGDSNFMPVLADIRVMPEHLLKTYADLKQKMGG
- a CDS encoding LapA family protein — encoded protein: MASFVRKLIGALVLCLAVLLALENAEELKHSVRFTSDFFIPGWKFETPPIPLFFVILVAFVLGLLYSWLNGLIAIVAAKSESFFLQKKIKTLEKELVDERSSSARVAEEPAPETANSKSEVSSGEPPPGVEPSP